One window of the Pleurocapsa minor HA4230-MV1 genome contains the following:
- a CDS encoding J domain-containing protein: MQAVGNYYEMLGVTKNASSAEIKKAYRTLAIKYHPDRNLGNKVAEEKFKDINEAYEVLSDQTRRVQYDQSINRKNFINKTGLGNFGRNNTAERANTENRSRSRVENEDYRPGTTKRTRVVNSRPVRRDIEAKLTLGLDEAYRGGKRKIRLEDGRSLEVDMPAKMIDGQRIRLKGQGIESGDLYLKITVARHPFFEIQGENIYCQVPVTPTEAILGSAIEVPTIDGLVKVSVPNGVRSGQRLRLANKGYFDKSGNRGDQLVEIQIFTPKEISEQEKELYEKLRALEEFNPRKNILKSL, translated from the coding sequence ATGCAGGCAGTGGGTAATTATTATGAAATGTTGGGCGTGACCAAAAACGCCTCAAGTGCTGAAATTAAGAAAGCTTATCGTACCTTAGCCATTAAATATCATCCAGACCGCAATCTGGGTAATAAAGTAGCTGAAGAGAAGTTTAAGGACATTAATGAAGCCTACGAAGTCTTGTCTGACCAAACTAGGCGTGTCCAGTACGACCAGTCTATCAATCGTAAAAACTTTATCAATAAAACTGGCTTGGGTAATTTTGGGCGTAACAACACTGCGGAAAGGGCCAATACAGAGAACCGTTCCCGCAGTCGAGTAGAAAATGAAGACTATCGCCCAGGTACAACTAAAAGAACCAGGGTGGTTAATTCCCGTCCTGTACGCCGTGATATTGAAGCAAAACTGACCTTGGGGTTAGATGAAGCCTATCGGGGAGGCAAAAGAAAAATTCGTTTAGAAGATGGCAGATCCCTAGAGGTTGATATGCCCGCCAAAATGATCGATGGGCAACGGATTCGCCTGAAGGGACAAGGTATTGAATCAGGCGATCTGTACCTCAAAATTACGGTAGCGCGCCATCCTTTTTTTGAAATTCAGGGAGAAAATATCTATTGCCAAGTTCCTGTCACACCTACGGAAGCAATCTTAGGCAGTGCCATTGAAGTCCCGACAATTGATGGTTTAGTTAAGGTGAGCGTGCCGAATGGAGTACGCTCAGGTCAAAGGTTGCGGTTGGCTAATAAAGGCTATTTTGACAAGTCAGGAAATAGAGGCGATCAGCTAGTAGAAATTCAGATTTTTACCCCTAAAGAAATTAGTGAGCAAGAAAAAGAACTATATGAAAAGTTAAGAGCATTAGAAGAGTTTAATCCTCGTAAAAATATTCTTAAAAGTCTCTAG
- a CDS encoding DUF2993 domain-containing protein, giving the protein MNQPDLGEQAISKAAEVGIESQLDEVEDLQVDVRANPLDLVGGKLESVTIDGKGMVMKKELRAERLILQTDEIAIDAVKAALGNIELTQDTNAEAKIVLLETDLQQALNSEYIKGKLKNQKLDLNGETVTVNAHNVKLALPGEGKINLEADIEIAESQTTKHIALSAKPTLDADGNKIAIADVEYHAADNAAFAQALLDSVKELLDLRNFELNAVSFKIDKLDVGQGKMIMAAKAVISDFPDSQ; this is encoded by the coding sequence ATGAACCAGCCTGATCTTGGCGAACAAGCAATTAGTAAAGCAGCAGAAGTTGGGATCGAAAGTCAGCTAGATGAGGTAGAAGATCTCCAGGTTGATGTTAGAGCTAATCCCCTGGATCTAGTTGGCGGCAAATTAGAGTCTGTCACCATTGACGGTAAAGGCATGGTGATGAAAAAAGAATTAAGGGCGGAAAGATTAATTCTTCAGACTGACGAGATCGCGATCGATGCAGTTAAAGCTGCCTTGGGTAATATTGAATTGACTCAAGATACCAATGCTGAAGCCAAAATAGTTCTCTTGGAAACAGATCTACAGCAAGCTTTGAATTCTGAATATATTAAAGGTAAGCTCAAAAACCAGAAGCTAGATCTTAATGGTGAAACAGTTACAGTTAACGCGCATAATGTCAAATTGGCGCTGCCTGGAGAGGGCAAAATCAACCTCGAAGCAGATATCGAGATAGCCGAATCACAAACCACAAAACATATTGCTTTGTCGGCTAAACCGACTTTGGATGCTGACGGTAATAAAATTGCGATCGCCGATGTGGAATATCATGCTGCTGACAATGCCGCATTTGCTCAAGCTTTACTCGATAGCGTCAAGGAATTACTCGATCTGCGTAATTTTGAATTAAATGCCGTCTCCTTCAAGATCGATAAACTTGATGTTGGTCAGGGAAAAATGATTATGGCAGCTAAGGCTGTAATTAGCGATTTTCCTGATTCTCAATAA
- a CDS encoding catalase yields MDNEQTLTNAAGIPLASNTVSKTVGKQGPLLLEDYTLLEKMAHFNRERIPERVVHAIGSGAYGTFTVTEDITRYTKAKMFSEVGKQTELFARFSTVAKSKGGSDIYRDLRGFSLKFYTEDGNWDMVGNNTPIFFVRDPMKFMDFIRSQKEHPKEHWRHDQMWWDFWSLVPESIHQVLWLMGDRGAPMGWRHMNGYGSHTFSLINEQNERIWVKFHFITDQGNKFFTDQQWRDMEGVEPRWATKDLYQAIEQGNYPSWTMKIQVMTDEQAQNFQWNPFDLTKIWPHADFPLQTVGKFELNRNPENYHAEVEQAAFSPGNVVPGISWSPDRMLQARIMSYADAHRHRLSVNYDTIPVNQPRATKANTPYRDGLMRVDDNNGSRINYNPTHESYPQPDKRAEEPPYHVSGMAARIELDEDDHYDQARMYYDMLDDGEKERLYSNIAGSLGKATPEVIKDQMELFTKVSPMLAEQVQKAIATTEPPKPQPKPATV; encoded by the coding sequence ATAGATAATGAACAAACTTTGACTAATGCTGCGGGTATTCCGTTAGCTAGCAATACTGTCTCCAAAACTGTTGGTAAGCAAGGGCCTTTATTACTAGAAGACTATACTCTTTTAGAGAAGATGGCGCATTTCAACCGTGAGCGTATTCCTGAGCGAGTAGTTCATGCGATCGGTTCAGGTGCTTATGGTACTTTTACCGTCACCGAAGATATCACCAGATATACCAAAGCCAAAATGTTTTCTGAGGTAGGTAAGCAAACTGAGCTGTTTGCGCGTTTTTCTACCGTAGCTAAATCTAAAGGTGGTTCCGATATTTATCGCGATCTGCGCGGATTTTCACTCAAATTCTATACCGAAGACGGTAACTGGGACATGGTGGGGAACAATACACCCATCTTTTTTGTGCGGGATCCAATGAAGTTTATGGACTTTATTCGTTCGCAAAAAGAACATCCTAAAGAACATTGGCGACACGATCAAATGTGGTGGGATTTCTGGTCTTTAGTTCCTGAAAGTATTCATCAAGTATTATGGTTGATGGGCGATCGCGGTGCGCCTATGGGATGGCGACACATGAACGGTTATGGTAGTCATACCTTTAGTCTGATCAACGAGCAGAATGAGCGAATTTGGGTTAAGTTCCACTTTATCACTGACCAGGGTAATAAATTCTTTACCGATCAACAGTGGCGCGATATGGAGGGAGTAGAACCTCGTTGGGCAACTAAAGATCTCTATCAAGCGATTGAACAAGGCAATTATCCCTCTTGGACGATGAAGATCCAAGTAATGACCGATGAACAGGCGCAAAACTTCCAGTGGAATCCTTTCGATCTGACTAAAATCTGGCCCCATGCTGATTTTCCGTTACAGACAGTAGGTAAATTTGAACTAAATCGCAATCCTGAAAATTACCATGCTGAAGTAGAACAGGCTGCATTTTCCCCTGGTAATGTCGTCCCTGGGATTTCTTGGTCGCCAGATCGGATGTTACAAGCGCGGATTATGTCCTATGCTGATGCTCACCGCCATCGTTTAAGTGTTAACTACGATACTATTCCCGTTAACCAACCCCGTGCCACGAAAGCCAATACGCCCTATCGTGATGGCTTAATGCGTGTTGATGATAACAATGGTTCACGCATTAACTATAACCCCACTCATGAAAGCTATCCTCAACCAGACAAACGGGCAGAAGAACCCCCATATCATGTTTCGGGAATGGCAGCGCGGATTGAGTTAGACGAAGACGATCATTACGATCAAGCACGGATGTATTATGACATGCTTGATGACGGTGAAAAAGAGCGTCTCTATAGCAATATCGCGGGTAGTCTTGGTAAAGCAACCCCAGAAGTAATTAAAGACCAAATGGAGCTATTTACTAAGGTATCCCCAATGTTAGCCGAGCAAGTACAAAAAGCGATCGCTACCACCGAACCCCCAAAACCCCAACCAAAACCAGCAACGGTTTAA
- a CDS encoding FAD/NAD(P)-binding protein: MKILETRLTLDDFILEMNKVPSHELKLAQLQDWVARLDLEDLAIAKHIYFSPEDYQRRIIYRDSSCEIILVCWQPGQFSSIHDHGDSLNVTHVYQGVLTSRTFARTDSTTKIAPLLLEEKYLQPGELIGVDRAQIHQIANTSEENLITLNFYAKPLQQMQVYNSTREQTQFPSIRANFHKFESQITSIAIVGGGFSGSMVAVHLLKNAVSPLRIKLIESRPVVGEGIAYSTNWDCHLLNVPAGKMSAFPDHPDHFWQWLQTQESEIGKKFSPDDFVPRKLYGEYVKSILAEAEAEANTGVSLEKLTDEAIALETNTERATIDLSSGKSLEADRVVLALGNFPPADPPVADPAFYQSQRYFRFWSAPSLLSSVATDEAILIIGSGLTAIDAILALERQGHQGKIYVVSRRGLFPQIHQPSNSYPPLFEFEPIPTTIRSLVRRIRQELKIAEARGDNWQSIINSLRPQIQLIWQSLAIAEKQRFLRHVKPYWESHRHRVHSAIARQIEQKVAAGQLHLLAGRIQAYNEDAEGVNVSIRERCSNYIKNLRVGAVINCTGSECNYHRLQHPLIKNLLSSGLIKPDPLNLGLDVADDGTLIDAAGARSTFLFTLGSPQKGCLWETTAVSEIRQQAQTLAQQLLALEMKNDSLNRSFIIPEQQPVWYYEI, encoded by the coding sequence ATGAAAATTCTTGAAACCAGATTGACTTTAGACGATTTCATCCTCGAAATGAACAAAGTGCCTAGTCATGAACTTAAGCTTGCTCAACTTCAAGACTGGGTAGCAAGATTAGATTTAGAAGATCTGGCGATCGCCAAGCATATTTACTTTAGTCCTGAAGATTATCAACGCCGAATCATTTACCGCGACTCAAGCTGTGAAATAATTCTCGTCTGCTGGCAACCAGGACAATTTAGTTCCATTCACGATCATGGTGATTCTTTGAATGTAACTCACGTTTACCAAGGCGTACTTACTTCTAGAACTTTTGCTCGAACTGATTCTACAACTAAAATTGCACCTCTGCTTTTGGAAGAAAAATATTTACAGCCAGGGGAATTAATCGGAGTCGATCGCGCTCAAATTCATCAAATTGCCAATACTTCAGAGGAAAATTTAATTACTCTCAACTTTTATGCCAAACCACTACAACAGATGCAAGTTTATAACTCCACGAGAGAACAAACGCAATTTCCATCAATTCGAGCTAATTTTCACAAATTTGAGTCGCAGATAACAAGTATAGCGATCGTTGGTGGTGGTTTTAGTGGTTCGATGGTGGCGGTACATCTACTCAAAAATGCAGTTTCTCCGCTACGTATTAAGCTAATCGAAAGTCGTCCTGTTGTCGGTGAAGGAATTGCTTACAGCACTAATTGGGATTGTCATTTGCTTAACGTGCCTGCTGGTAAAATGAGTGCTTTTCCAGACCATCCCGACCATTTTTGGCAATGGTTACAGACGCAAGAATCAGAAATAGGTAAAAAATTTAGTCCAGATGATTTTGTTCCACGAAAGCTTTACGGTGAATACGTTAAATCAATTTTAGCCGAAGCAGAAGCCGAGGCAAATACAGGTGTGAGTTTGGAAAAATTAACTGATGAAGCGATCGCTTTAGAAACGAATACAGAACGCGCTACTATTGATCTTAGTAGTGGTAAAAGCCTGGAAGCCGATCGCGTCGTACTAGCTTTAGGTAATTTTCCACCTGCCGATCCTCCTGTTGCCGATCCTGCTTTTTATCAGAGTCAACGTTATTTTCGCTTTTGGTCTGCACCATCTTTGTTATCCTCTGTAGCTACTGACGAAGCGATTTTAATCATTGGTTCTGGCTTAACTGCTATAGATGCGATCTTGGCACTTGAGCGACAAGGACATCAAGGCAAAATTTATGTTGTTTCCCGTCGTGGTTTATTTCCTCAAATCCATCAGCCAAGCAATTCTTATCCACCCTTGTTCGAGTTTGAACCAATACCAACCACAATTCGTTCTTTAGTACGTAGAATTAGACAGGAGCTAAAAATAGCTGAGGCTAGAGGTGATAACTGGCAATCGATCATAAATTCCCTTCGTCCCCAGATTCAATTAATTTGGCAATCCCTGGCGATCGCTGAAAAACAAAGATTTTTACGCCATGTTAAACCCTACTGGGAAAGTCATCGTCATCGAGTCCACAGTGCGATCGCTCGGCAAATTGAGCAAAAAGTTGCAGCAGGACAATTACATCTCTTGGCAGGACGTATTCAAGCCTACAATGAAGATGCCGAAGGAGTAAATGTATCGATTCGCGAGCGATGTAGCAACTATATAAAGAACTTACGAGTAGGTGCAGTGATTAACTGTACGGGGTCGGAATGCAACTATCACCGATTGCAACATCCTCTAATTAAAAATTTACTCAGTTCTGGTCTGATTAAACCAGATCCCCTCAATCTTGGTTTAGATGTAGCTGACGACGGCACACTGATTGATGCAGCAGGGGCAAGATCTACTTTTCTTTTTACTCTCGGTTCGCCTCAAAAAGGCTGTCTTTGGGAAACAACTGCGGTATCTGAAATTCGTCAGCAAGCTCAGACATTAGCACAGCAATTACTTGCTCTAGAGATGAAAAATGATTCTTTAAACAGATCTTTTATCATTCCAGAACAACAGCCTGTTTGGTATTACGAAATTTAA
- a CDS encoding 2Fe-2S iron-sulfur cluster binding domain-containing protein, translating to MKTYRIELLNRDNFTLEISEDKYILEAVEQAGLPLPVGCRYGACITCAAKLISGKVDQSQAICLKPEQIKAGYVLLCIARARSHCQFEVGLESQKDLYLNPFK from the coding sequence ATGAAAACGTATCGCATCGAATTGCTCAATCGAGATAACTTTACCTTGGAAATATCTGAAGATAAATATATTTTAGAGGCAGTGGAGCAAGCTGGATTGCCCTTACCTGTCGGTTGTCGCTATGGAGCTTGTATTACCTGCGCTGCCAAATTAATTAGTGGCAAAGTAGACCAATCTCAAGCCATTTGTCTTAAACCAGAACAAATAAAAGCTGGATACGTATTGCTTTGTATTGCCCGTGCGCGATCGCATTGTCAGTTTGAAGTTGGTTTGGAGTCTCAGAAAGATTTGTATCTTAATCCTTTTAAATAA
- a CDS encoding selenium-binding family protein, whose product MADVCCGPGYASPQAAMKAEPEKLLYAIALYTGTGIEQPDYLATIDVDPDSPSYSQIIHRLTMPYIGDELHHFGWNACSSCHGDSNKSRRFLVIPGIRSSRIYIVDTADAKAPKIHKIIEPEEIKDKTNLSAPHTVHCLANGQLMISMLGDSQGNAPGGFLLLDESFEIIGRWEQSNGMKFNYDFWYQPRHNVMVSSEWAAPKTFYPGFDLNDVTAGNYGQQLHFWDWQKHEIIQSVDLGEEGLIPLEVRFHHNPDSIHGYVGAALASNIWHWYKENDYWQVEKVIDVPAVELEGWSFPVPSLITDILISLDDRYLYFSNWLHGDIRQYDISDPAKPKLTGQVWCGGLLGKNIEVKGQKLHGGPQMLQLSLDGKRLYVTSSLFSTWDNQFYPDLAKKGSYLLQIDCDQDKGGLSLNQDFYLDFGKEPNGAARAHEMRYPGGDCTSDIWL is encoded by the coding sequence ATGGCAGATGTATGTTGTGGCCCTGGCTATGCTTCTCCCCAAGCAGCAATGAAAGCCGAACCAGAAAAGCTGTTATATGCGATCGCTCTTTATACTGGCACGGGAATTGAACAACCTGATTATCTCGCGACAATAGATGTCGATCCAGATTCTCCTAGCTATTCTCAAATAATTCATCGGCTGACTATGCCTTATATTGGCGATGAATTGCATCACTTTGGCTGGAATGCCTGTAGTTCTTGTCATGGGGATAGCAACAAATCCCGTCGATTTTTGGTCATACCAGGAATTCGTTCCAGTCGCATTTATATTGTAGATACTGCCGATGCCAAAGCACCCAAAATTCATAAGATCATTGAACCAGAAGAGATTAAAGACAAGACTAATCTTAGCGCACCTCATACCGTTCACTGTTTGGCTAACGGTCAGTTAATGATTTCTATGTTAGGAGATAGCCAAGGTAATGCTCCAGGTGGCTTTTTACTATTAGATGAGAGCTTTGAAATTATCGGTCGTTGGGAACAAAGCAATGGCATGAAATTTAACTACGATTTCTGGTATCAGCCTCGCCATAACGTCATGGTGAGCAGCGAATGGGCTGCACCCAAAACCTTCTATCCTGGTTTCGATCTTAACGATGTTACGGCTGGAAATTACGGTCAGCAACTACATTTTTGGGATTGGCAGAAACACGAAATTATCCAAAGCGTCGATTTGGGAGAAGAAGGTTTAATTCCCCTAGAAGTGCGCTTTCATCATAATCCCGATAGTATTCACGGTTATGTAGGTGCTGCTTTAGCTAGTAATATTTGGCATTGGTATAAAGAAAATGATTATTGGCAAGTCGAAAAAGTCATCGATGTTCCTGCTGTTGAACTAGAAGGCTGGTCTTTTCCCGTCCCTTCCTTAATTACAGATATCTTAATTTCTCTCGACGATCGCTATCTCTATTTTTCTAACTGGTTACATGGCGATATTCGTCAGTATGATATCAGCGATCCTGCCAAACCTAAGCTAACAGGACAAGTTTGGTGTGGAGGATTGTTGGGTAAAAATATTGAAGTTAAAGGACAAAAACTGCACGGCGGGCCACAAATGTTGCAACTGAGTCTAGATGGCAAACGCTTATACGTTACTAGTTCGCTATTTAGCACTTGGGATAACCAATTTTATCCAGATTTAGCCAAAAAAGGTTCTTACTTGCTACAAATCGATTGCGATCAAGATAAGGGAGGACTGTCTCTCAATCAAGATTTTTATCTAGACTTTGGTAAAGAACCAAACGGGGCAGCCCGCGCCCATGAAATGCGTTATCCAGGAGGCGATTGTACTTCCGATATTTGGCTATGA
- a CDS encoding class II glutamine amidotransferase has product MCQLLGMNCNIPTDICFSFEGFSTRGGKTDDHRDGWGIAFFEGKGCQLFIDSKPSSTSAVAELVRRYPIHSTHVIAHIRKATQGEILLENCHPFSRELWGRYWVFAHNGDLADFELESGQFYQPVGDTDSEKAFCLILETLRANFPQSKPPLPKLYSVLNQITKKLAAKGIFNYLLADGENFFAHCSTQLCYIVRQAPFAAAHLIDRDVTVDFNELTNKSDRVAVIATTPLTDNEIWTPICSGELLAFQDGLPIQFNF; this is encoded by the coding sequence ATGTGCCAACTACTAGGTATGAACTGTAACATTCCCACCGATATTTGCTTTTCCTTCGAGGGTTTTTCAACCAGGGGTGGCAAAACTGACGATCATCGTGATGGATGGGGGATTGCTTTTTTTGAAGGCAAAGGCTGTCAGCTTTTTATAGATTCTAAACCTTCTAGTACTTCTGCTGTAGCCGAATTGGTACGACGGTATCCGATCCATTCTACCCATGTCATCGCCCATATCCGTAAAGCGACTCAAGGAGAGATTCTTCTCGAAAACTGCCATCCTTTTAGTCGAGAATTGTGGGGACGTTATTGGGTATTTGCTCACAATGGCGATTTAGCTGATTTTGAACTTGAATCAGGGCAATTTTATCAGCCTGTGGGAGATACTGACAGCGAAAAGGCTTTTTGTCTGATTTTAGAAACCTTACGTGCAAACTTTCCCCAAAGTAAGCCCCCACTGCCAAAATTGTACTCAGTGCTGAATCAGATTACTAAAAAATTAGCAGCAAAAGGCATATTTAATTATCTGCTTGCCGATGGAGAAAATTTCTTTGCCCATTGTTCTACCCAACTTTGTTACATTGTGCGTCAAGCACCTTTTGCAGCAGCCCATTTAATCGATCGAGATGTTACGGTAGATTTTAACGAATTGACCAACAAGAGCGATCGCGTTGCTGTTATCGCCACTACTCCCTTAACCGACAACGAAATCTGGACTCCCATTTGTTCAGGGGAATTATTGGCTTTTCAGGACGGTTTACCGATTCAATTCAACTTTTAA
- a CDS encoding DOPA 4,5-dioxygenase family protein, whose amino-acid sequence MEFQDISSIEKYHAHVYFDEVTVEQAKILCEEAGKRFSVIVGRMHHRPIGPHPSWSCQLAFDRSNHTDLLTWLALNRNDLTILIHPLTGNDLKDHTDYASWMGVPQELNLDVFK is encoded by the coding sequence ATGGAATTTCAAGACATCAGTTCGATTGAAAAATATCACGCCCACGTTTATTTTGATGAAGTCACCGTCGAACAAGCAAAAATATTGTGTGAAGAAGCAGGAAAAAGGTTTTCAGTAATCGTGGGACGGATGCACCATAGACCTATTGGGCCTCATCCGAGTTGGAGTTGTCAATTAGCTTTCGATCGCAGCAATCATACAGATTTGCTAACCTGGTTAGCCTTAAACAGAAATGATCTGACAATATTGATTCATCCACTTACAGGTAATGATCTAAAAGACCACACTGATTATGCTTCTTGGATGGGAGTACCTCAAGAATTAAATTTAGATGTGTTTAAATAA
- a CDS encoding aldo/keto reductase, with the protein MSQKTNRRNFLVSSVAAATVIGSQALIKKTAHASSSTTKSMPERILGETQISLPILGLGGAGQTPISYEDLEVEAIALIEKALELGIKYYDTAASYGPSEERFGKVLPTYRDRIYLNSKTAARDYDGAWRELERSLKRLQTDYLDSWQLHHVSFTDELDTIFSDRGAIKAVEEAKEQGLIKFSGITGHHEPEVIAEGLRRYDFDTTLISLNAADVHHPRPFSRTVLPVAREKNVGVIAMKVPAYGKLLQPGLLSSMEQAMGYSLSLPGVHCCIIAAENPEQLESNVTVARNYTPLNTAQMTQIEQLTTNAGENGAFFRQWT; encoded by the coding sequence ATGAGCCAAAAAACCAATCGACGAAACTTTCTGGTAAGTAGCGTAGCAGCAGCAACAGTTATTGGCAGCCAAGCTTTAATCAAAAAAACAGCTCACGCCTCTTCATCAACAACCAAATCCATGCCAGAAAGAATATTAGGCGAGACTCAGATTAGTCTACCAATCTTGGGCTTGGGTGGAGCAGGGCAAACTCCAATTTCCTATGAAGATTTAGAAGTTGAAGCGATCGCTTTAATTGAGAAAGCTTTAGAATTAGGGATCAAATATTACGATACCGCAGCCAGCTATGGGCCTTCAGAGGAACGCTTTGGTAAAGTTTTACCGACCTATCGCGATCGCATTTATCTCAACAGTAAAACCGCAGCCAGAGATTATGATGGTGCTTGGCGAGAATTAGAGCGTTCATTAAAACGTCTTCAGACAGATTATCTTGATTCTTGGCAATTACACCACGTTTCCTTTACTGATGAATTAGATACTATTTTTAGCGATCGAGGCGCAATCAAAGCTGTTGAAGAAGCCAAAGAGCAAGGATTAATTAAATTTTCGGGAATTACAGGACATCACGAACCAGAAGTTATTGCCGAGGGGTTGCGTCGCTACGATTTTGATACGACTTTAATTTCTCTCAACGCTGCCGATGTTCATCATCCCCGTCCATTTTCCCGTACCGTATTGCCAGTAGCAAGAGAAAAAAATGTCGGTGTAATCGCTATGAAAGTCCCTGCCTACGGTAAATTATTACAACCTGGTCTTTTATCTAGTATGGAACAGGCTATGGGGTATAGCCTCTCTTTACCTGGAGTACATTGTTGCATCATAGCTGCCGAAAATCCCGAACAACTAGAATCCAACGTGACCGTAGCGCGCAATTATACTCCTTTGAACACAGCACAAATGACCCAAATAGAACAATTAACTACTAACGCTGGAGAAAATGGCGCATTCTTTCGTCAGTGGACTTAA
- a CDS encoding NIL domain-containing protein, whose amino-acid sequence MSQTELGNISSTSDDRNDFTQVRLQILFCDRYQQEPILSRLATDCALAFNITGAKLGKDYELKGQLDLELRGTIPQIRCGLAYLESLDLKITGKANPPRDSWYY is encoded by the coding sequence ATGAGCCAAACCGAACTAGGCAACATTTCCAGCACTTCTGATGACCGAAATGACTTTACTCAAGTACGATTACAAATTTTATTTTGCGATCGCTACCAACAAGAACCCATACTGTCGCGGTTAGCTACTGATTGTGCCTTAGCTTTCAACATTACTGGAGCGAAATTAGGCAAAGATTACGAATTGAAAGGACAACTCGATCTCGAACTGCGAGGTACGATTCCCCAGATTCGTTGTGGACTAGCTTATTTAGAATCCCTTGATCTCAAAATTACTGGTAAAGCCAACCCCCCTCGCGATAGTTGGTATTACTAA
- a CDS encoding sulfonate ABC transporter substrate-binding protein, translated as MVFCSKSFLIGIFSYPTKGSYKTCRRAFYLRPTSLLFALSLGLSTTLSGCLPNDSANSTDTISPVTSSVDTVNSNSNVESQVIRIGYQKFGTLSILKARENLEQRLANQGISVQWVLFPAGPQLLEALNAGSIDFGHTGEAPPIFAQAAGAPLEYVANQTPNPKGEGILVHQDSDIKTVADLKGKKIALNKGSNVHFLLVKALKAGGVKYEDIETVFLPPADARAAFEQGSVDAWAIWDPFYTAAKQATNARVLEDGEGLVANREFYLAAKSFVDRYPERIKTILEEAEKADVWAKTNITEAAKLLSPQLGIDVPVLEEVLERRPSGIEPIQPDVVADQQQVADTFYQLKLLPKTVRVQEVARTTKQNIER; from the coding sequence GTGGTTTTTTGCTCAAAATCATTTCTAATTGGTATTTTCAGCTATCCTACTAAAGGTAGCTACAAGACTTGTCGGCGTGCCTTCTACCTGCGACCTACTTCGCTTCTGTTTGCCTTGAGTTTAGGATTGAGTACAACTTTATCAGGCTGTCTTCCTAATGATTCTGCTAACTCGACTGATACAATTTCCCCCGTTACTTCCTCTGTTGATACAGTTAATTCCAATAGCAACGTTGAAAGTCAGGTAATTCGGATTGGCTATCAAAAGTTTGGCACGCTTTCAATTCTCAAAGCACGGGAGAATTTAGAGCAACGTTTGGCAAATCAGGGAATTTCGGTACAGTGGGTTTTGTTTCCCGCAGGGCCTCAACTACTAGAAGCCTTGAATGCAGGTAGTATTGATTTTGGACATACTGGAGAAGCACCGCCTATCTTCGCTCAAGCTGCTGGTGCGCCTTTGGAGTACGTTGCCAATCAAACACCAAACCCTAAAGGCGAAGGAATTCTGGTACATCAAGACTCAGACATTAAAACAGTAGCGGATCTTAAAGGCAAAAAAATTGCTTTAAATAAAGGGTCTAACGTGCATTTTCTGCTCGTCAAAGCTTTAAAAGCAGGAGGTGTTAAATATGAAGATATTGAAACTGTCTTTTTGCCTCCTGCCGATGCGAGGGCAGCTTTTGAGCAAGGTAGTGTTGATGCCTGGGCGATTTGGGATCCTTTTTATACAGCAGCTAAACAAGCGACAAATGCCCGTGTTCTGGAAGACGGAGAAGGATTAGTAGCAAATCGGGAGTTTTATTTAGCAGCTAAATCTTTTGTCGATCGCTATCCCGAAAGAATTAAGACAATTCTGGAAGAAGCTGAAAAAGCCGATGTTTGGGCAAAGACAAATATTACTGAAGCAGCAAAGCTGTTGTCGCCCCAGTTAGGTATTGACGTGCCAGTACTGGAAGAAGTATTGGAACGTCGTCCTAGTGGGATTGAACCTATTCAACCAGACGTAGTGGCCGATCAGCAGCAGGTAGCAGATACCTTTTACCAACTAAAACTATTACCCAAAACAGTTCGAGTGCAAGAAGTTGCTCGCACAACTAAGCAAAATATAGAGAGATAA